From Qipengyuania psychrotolerans:
GCACGCAGGACGGGTATTTCCACGTCACCGCGCTGCCGGTTTCAACCTGCGTCCAGCTAATCTTGGAGCGGGCGCCCTGGCACAGGCCGCGCTTGGTGACGAAATTGTAGATCCCGCCGACGCCTTCGGAATTGCCCGGATACCAGTTCTGGACGGTCGAATACTTGATCTCGGCGTCCTCCATCGCGACCAATTCGACCACGGCGGCGTGAAGCTGGTTTTCATCGCGCATCGGCGCGGTGCAACCTTCCAGATAGCTGACATAGCTGCCCTTTTCGGCAACGATCAGCGTGCGTTCGAACTGGCCAGTGTTTTCCGCATTGATGCGGAAATAGGTGGAAAGCTCCATCGGGCAGCGTACGCCTTCGGGCACATAGACAAAGGTGCCATCCGAAAAGACCGCGCAATTCAATGTGGCGAAGAAATTGTCCTTCTGCGGCACAACCTTGCCGAGCCACTTTTTCACCAGCTCGGGGTATTCCTTGATCGCTTCGCTGATCGACAGAAAGATGACGCCCGCCTTCTTCAGTTCTTCGCGGAATGTGGTGGCGACGCTGACGCTGTCGAACACGGCATCGACGGCAACCTTGCGCGCGCCCTTCACCCCGGCGAGCACTTCCTGCTCGCCGATGGGGATACCGAGCTTGTCGTAGACGCGCTTGATTTCGGGATCGAGATCATCGAGCGAGTCGAGTTCGATCTTCTTCTTCGGCGCGGCGTAGTAGAAGGCATCCTGATAGTCGATCTTGGGATAGCCGACCTTGGCCCAGTCGGGCTCCTCCATGGTTTGCCACAGACGGAACGCCTTCAGACGCCAGTCGAGCATCCATTCTGGCTCGCCCTTCTTGCCCGAGATAAAGCGGACGGTGTCCTCGGTAAGGCCTTTTTCCGCGAATTCCGTTTCAATGTCGGATGACCAGCCATGCTCGTACTCCGCTGCCTTGTCGGCGGCATCGCGCGCATCCTGGTCAGTCACGGGCCCACCGGTTTCGGGAAGGTCCATTTCCTTACGGTCCTGAATGTCGATTTCTTCGCTCACGCGAGTTCCTTTTCCTGCGCCAATTGCGTCAGTTTGATATCGTCCAAGGCGCCGCGAACCGCTTGGTTCACCAGCTGCCAATGAGGTTTGACCCGGCAATCATGGTCGACCGAACAACCTGTCCCTTCGACACAGGCGGTCAGCGCGATCGGTCCCTCAACCGCTTCCACTATGTCGGCAAGGCTGATCGCTGCAGCCGGGCGGGCAAGCTGCAAACCGCCGCCAGAGCCGCGCACGGAGCGCAGCAATCCAGCGCCAACAAGCTTGCTGACCAGCTTTTGCACGGTCGGGACCGGTAGGCCGGTTTCGGCCGCAAGTTCTGACGCACTGACCCTGCCCCCGCCGCAATGGCGGGCTGCCTGGCTCATCGTGACGACAGCGTAATCTGCAAGGTTCGAAAGGCGCATAATCTTAAATCGGACGAATCCGCTCCGATTAGCCACCTATGATTGCAAACCCGCAGTTTCAACGGATTTCCACTTGTTGCGAGTCGTTAGCAGAAAGTGGCGATCAGGGTTTCTTGTCCAGTTGCCGGTCCTGGCTGCCACCGAAGAGATCGACCGATGAATAGCCATCGGGACCAAGCATCTCTTTTACCGGCGTCTCCGTGTTCTTTTCAAGGCGGCGCGGGGTCCGCCCGGTAAAAGCGCGGATTTCCTTGATCATGTGCGCCTGATCATAAAACGCTTCGTGAATTTCGGCTTCCAGCTCTGGCGACAGTTCCGGAAAGGACAGCAGCGTGGCTGCCCGGACAGCGCGGTAGCGGCGGATCAAGCGAACCGGCGGCTGTCCGAAAAACCGCGTAACGAGCCGTTGAACCTGTCGTTCGGAATACGGAAGCTTATCCTGCAATTCATCGATGTCCGGCTTTAACGACGATGACAGCCATTGGAGCGTGGTGTCGATGACCTGCACGTGCCTGACAGACAGTTCGCGAAGGCTTTGCCGGACCACATCGGCCAGCGCATCCAGCGCTTCGCGTTCATCGAGATCGCCGCTGCGAATGGCAGCGGGAAGCGCCTTGAGCCTGTCCAGCTGCTCGCCTGCAAACACCTTCTCGAGCGGGACGAAGCAGTCGTGCGCTTCATTGACCGGCAGCCCCGTCAAGGCAGCCCAGCCGCGAAAGTTGAGCGAAACGCCCAGCATCAGCATTGGCCCGTGGATACGGAATTGCCGCGCCTCAAGCAGGGCGCCTTGCAGCACCACATCGCCGGTGCGGCCCGTACCGTTCTTGCCATGATCGATCGTGGCATAGCCTTCGGTCACGACCGCCAGTTGGCCAGAATAGGCAGGCAGCCAGTCTTCGACACCGTTCTTGTCGGCGCGAAAGATATAGAGCGAATTGAAGTAAGGTTTGAGGTCTGCCGGCGCTTCGATGAACTCAAAGCTATAAGGCAAGCTGGCCGCGCCGTTCGTGTTTTCCAATCAGCGTCCCCCTGAAGCCCTGAACAGGTCTCTGATCAGGATCTTAGCCGCGAGATGGCAAGCAAGCAAATATCGCAGTTACATCTCGAGCTGTCCGCATGGGAGTGATCACAGCCGAACACCCTGCAAACGCGTCAGCCTGACAAAAAAAGGGCGGCCCAATAAAGAGCCGCCCTTAAAAGTTGAGAACTCGTTGCAAAGCTGCTCCGAGCCCTTCGGGTCGCAGGAGTTAGATACAATGATTCGCGCAAAATTAGATTGTATACATGCGACACCCCCCCTGCCTCCCGCACATTTTGGCGGTTTTTTACAACGCTCTTGTTGCCTTGCTCGACAGGTGGTGCGGCCTGCTTCATAGCTCGCGGCCATGATCTTCGACCTGCTTCGCCCAGCCCTCTTCACGCTTGATCCGGAACGCGCTCACCGACTTACGGTCGCCGCCTTGAAGGCCAAGCCGGTAAGCCCGGCCCGCTCGTCAGGCCGGCTTGCGACACAGGTTGCCGGCATCGCATTCCCCAATCCCCTGGGCATGGCCGCCGGTTTCGACAAAGATGCTGAAGTGCCCGACCAACTGCTTGGGCTCGGATTTGGCTTCGCCGAAGTCGGTTCGATCACGCCGCTCCCTCAGGAAGGCAATCCCAAGCCCCGCCTGTTCCGCCTGGTTGAAGATCGCGCGGTCATCAATCGCATGGGGTTCAACAATGGTGGCGGCGAAAAAGCGCGCGCAAGATTCGAAGCGCGGAAGCATCGCGGCGGCGTGCTGGGAATCAATATCGGGGCGAACAAGGACAGCGCGGACCGCGTCGCCGATTATGCCGCGATGACGCAGATGATGGCGCCTTATGCCAGCTACCTCGCGGTGAATATTTCCAGCCCCAATACACCGGGCCTGCGTGCATTGCAGGATGAGGAGGCATTGATCGGATTGCTCGATGCAGTGCTGGAAGCGCGCGGAGATGAAGGCCCGCCGGTGTTTCTCAAGGTTGCCCCTGATCTTGAACCGGCCGACATCGATGCCATTGCACGGATCGCCGTGGATGCCGGGCTCGGCGCGCTGATCGTCTCCAATACGACAATCAGCCGCCCTCCGCTGAAATCGCGCCATGCCAGCGAGGCGGGCGGCCTTTCCGGAGCGCCCCTGCGCAGCCTCGCGCAGCAACGGATCATCGACTTCCGCAAGGCGACCGGAGGCGAGATGCCACTGGTCGGGGTCGGCGGAATTGCTAGCGCGGAAGACGCCTGGGCGCGCATCCGCGCGGGCGCCAGCCTGGTCCAGCTTTACAGCGCCATGGTCTATGAAGGCCCGGGCCTGCCGCGCCGGATCCTGCGCGGGCTGGAAAAACTGATGAAGCGCGACGGGTTTTCATCGATTGCGGAGGCGGTCGGAAGCGAATAGCGTCGCGCGCCATGAACCGACTGATTTCCATTTCGCTTGCAGCTCTTGCCCTGACCGGCTGCACCTCCACTCCCAACTCGGCCGCGCCGATCCAGAGCGCGGCGTCTGCCGATCTGACACGCGGTGGTGCGGTTAGCGCCGCCGATCCGCGCGCGCAGGAAGCCGGAGAGGCCATTCTGGCCAGAGGCGGCAGCGCGGCGGACGCGGCGATTGCGGTCATGCTCGCGCTGACCGTGGTCGAGCCGCAAAGCTCGGGTATTGGCGGCGGCGGGTTTCTGGTGCGCGGCGATGCCAGCGGCAACACGACCAGCTATGATGGCCGCGAAACCGCCCCCGCAGGCGCGACCCCGGAATGGTTTCTCAACGAAGACGGCAGCGCGCCGCCCTTCATGGAATCCGTGATCAGCGGGCTTAGCGTCGGCGTACCGGGCAATATTGCCCTCGCCGCCAAGGCCCATGCCGAACACGGCAAGCTGGCGTGGGAAGAATTGTTCGCACCGGCCATCGAACTGGCCCGCGGCGGCTTTTACGTGAACCCGCGGATGAACACTTCACTCGAACTCGCCAAGGATCGTGCGGCTTTGACCGATATGGGCCGCAAGCTGTTCTTCGATGCCGAAGGCAATCCGCATCCGGTAGGCACGCTGATCAAGAACGAGGAATTGGCGCGAACTTTCGAATCCATTGCCGCAGCTGGTCCCGAGGCGTTTTATTCCGGCCCGCGCGCAGCGGAAATCGCCACCATCGTGGCCGCGGCAACTCCGCGTGACGGCGCGATGACTGTTGGCGATATCGAGGGATACCAAGCCAGGGAGCGTGATGCGATCTGCTCGACCTACCGGGCCTACCGCGTCTGCGCGATGGGCCCGCCAACGTCCGGCGGCGTCGCAGTGCTTCAGATCATCGGCCAGCTCGAACGCTTCGATCTTGCATCCTTGGGGGCTACCAGTCCGGTCGCCTGGCACCTGTTCGTGGAATCGCAGCGCCTCGCCTATGCCGACCGCGAGCTTTACCTTGCCGATGCGGATTTTGTTTCGGTCCCGGTCGCAGGGTTGATCGACAAAAATTACCTCGCCAGCCGCAGCGCGCTGATTTCTGCGCAGGGTAGTCTGGCCTCGGTGGAAGCCGGACGTCCTAGCGGTGCGCCGCTGGCCCAGGCCGACGGGGACGAGCCGGAAGAGCATGGCACATCCCACTTCGCCGTGGTCGACGGCGACGACACGATGATTTCCTATACATCCACGATCGAAGGCGCTTTCGGGTCCGGATTGATGGCCGGCGGCTTCTACCTCAACAATGAACTGACCGATTTCAGCCGATCGCCCCAAGTGGACGGCAGGCTGGTTGCGAACCGGGTCGAAGGCGGCAAGCGGCCGCGCAGCTCCATGTCACCGGTCGTGATCTACGACCCTCAGGGCCGCCCGTTCATGGCGGTTGGCGCGGCAGGCGGCAGCACCATCCCGGTTCAGACCGCACGCAGCGTCATCGGCGTGATCGATTTCGGGCTTTCGGCGCATGATGCCATGGGCTTGCCGTTCATCATGGCCTTTGGCGAACGCGTCCTGATCGAAGAGGGAACCTGGCTCGAGACCAGTGCCGACGCATTCCGCGCGCTTGGTCATTCTGAACTGCTGACCCGGCCCGCTCCGGTTAAGGCCGGGGCAGTTCTGCGTCAGGTAGGCACCTGGACGAGTGCCCGTGATCCGCGGCTGGAAGGCCAACTCGATATGCCGTGATTGCGGTCCGGGCCGTCTTGCCGCAAGCGCGGGAGAAGCCTAAGCCCGCCCCTATCGTTGCATCAGACATCGAAGTATTACGCGAGGAGCCTGCCTGTGCTGTCGGATATCGATTCCGCGAACAATCTGGTCGAACTTTTTCTGAAACGCGCAGATGCCAAGGCGGACGAGCCGTTCCTCGGCTGGAAAGCCGACGGTAGCTGGCACACGATGACATGGGGCGAAGCAGCCAATCGTGTCTGCCTCCTCGCCGAAGCCTTGCGCGGTTTGGGCCTGAATGACGGCGACCGCGTCTGCCTCGTCTCCGAAAATCGCCCCGAATGGTGCATTGCCGATCTGGCGGTCATGGCCGCGGGCTGCGTGACGGTGCCAGCCTATGTCACCAACACCGAACGCGATCATATCCATATCCTCGACAATTCGGGATCGCGCGCGGTCATCGTGTCGACGGAAAAGCTGCTCAAGCCCCTGCACGGGGCCTTGCAGGCGTCGGGTGTGGCCGAACACGTTATCGGCATCGAAGACCTGCACCGCCAGCAATCGGGCAGCTTTACCTATCACGACTGGAACTCGATGATCGAGGGCGATGCAGTCGCCGCCCGCCAGGCAGTTGAACAGCGGATCGCCAAGATCGGGCGCGGCGATACCGCCTGCATCATTTACACCAGCGGCACTGGCGGAGCGCCGCGGGGCGTGTTGCAGCATCACGGTG
This genomic window contains:
- a CDS encoding helix-turn-helix domain-containing protein, with amino-acid sequence MPYSFEFIEAPADLKPYFNSLYIFRADKNGVEDWLPAYSGQLAVVTEGYATIDHGKNGTGRTGDVVLQGALLEARQFRIHGPMLMLGVSLNFRGWAALTGLPVNEAHDCFVPLEKVFAGEQLDRLKALPAAIRSGDLDEREALDALADVVRQSLRELSVRHVQVIDTTLQWLSSSLKPDIDELQDKLPYSERQVQRLVTRFFGQPPVRLIRRYRAVRAATLLSFPELSPELEAEIHEAFYDQAHMIKEIRAFTGRTPRRLEKNTETPVKEMLGPDGYSSVDLFGGSQDRQLDKKP
- a CDS encoding quinone-dependent dihydroorotate dehydrogenase — translated: MIFDLLRPALFTLDPERAHRLTVAALKAKPVSPARSSGRLATQVAGIAFPNPLGMAAGFDKDAEVPDQLLGLGFGFAEVGSITPLPQEGNPKPRLFRLVEDRAVINRMGFNNGGGEKARARFEARKHRGGVLGINIGANKDSADRVADYAAMTQMMAPYASYLAVNISSPNTPGLRALQDEEALIGLLDAVLEARGDEGPPVFLKVAPDLEPADIDAIARIAVDAGLGALIVSNTTISRPPLKSRHASEAGGLSGAPLRSLAQQRIIDFRKATGGEMPLVGVGGIASAEDAWARIRAGASLVQLYSAMVYEGPGLPRRILRGLEKLMKRDGFSSIAEAVGSE
- the sufB gene encoding Fe-S cluster assembly protein SufB is translated as MDLPETGGPVTDQDARDAADKAAEYEHGWSSDIETEFAEKGLTEDTVRFISGKKGEPEWMLDWRLKAFRLWQTMEEPDWAKVGYPKIDYQDAFYYAAPKKKIELDSLDDLDPEIKRVYDKLGIPIGEQEVLAGVKGARKVAVDAVFDSVSVATTFREELKKAGVIFLSISEAIKEYPELVKKWLGKVVPQKDNFFATLNCAVFSDGTFVYVPEGVRCPMELSTYFRINAENTGQFERTLIVAEKGSYVSYLEGCTAPMRDENQLHAAVVELVAMEDAEIKYSTVQNWYPGNSEGVGGIYNFVTKRGLCQGARSKISWTQVETGSAVTWKYPSCVLNGEDSVGEFYSVAVTNNYQQADTGTKMIHNGKGSRSTIISKGISAGKSNNTYRGRVAVAANADNVRNFTQCDSLLLGDKCGAHTVPYIEVKNPSAQIEHEATTSKISDDQLFYAMQRGLDEEEAVALIVNGFAKDVLKELPMEFAVEAQKLLAISLEGSVG
- a CDS encoding SUF system Fe-S cluster assembly regulator, producing the protein MRLSNLADYAVVTMSQAARHCGGGRVSASELAAETGLPVPTVQKLVSKLVGAGLLRSVRGSGGGLQLARPAAAISLADIVEAVEGPIALTACVEGTGCSVDHDCRVKPHWQLVNQAVRGALDDIKLTQLAQEKELA
- the ggt gene encoding gamma-glutamyltransferase codes for the protein MNRLISISLAALALTGCTSTPNSAAPIQSAASADLTRGGAVSAADPRAQEAGEAILARGGSAADAAIAVMLALTVVEPQSSGIGGGGFLVRGDASGNTTSYDGRETAPAGATPEWFLNEDGSAPPFMESVISGLSVGVPGNIALAAKAHAEHGKLAWEELFAPAIELARGGFYVNPRMNTSLELAKDRAALTDMGRKLFFDAEGNPHPVGTLIKNEELARTFESIAAAGPEAFYSGPRAAEIATIVAAATPRDGAMTVGDIEGYQARERDAICSTYRAYRVCAMGPPTSGGVAVLQIIGQLERFDLASLGATSPVAWHLFVESQRLAYADRELYLADADFVSVPVAGLIDKNYLASRSALISAQGSLASVEAGRPSGAPLAQADGDEPEEHGTSHFAVVDGDDTMISYTSTIEGAFGSGLMAGGFYLNNELTDFSRSPQVDGRLVANRVEGGKRPRSSMSPVVIYDPQGRPFMAVGAAGGSTIPVQTARSVIGVIDFGLSAHDAMGLPFIMAFGERVLIEEGTWLETSADAFRALGHSELLTRPAPVKAGAVLRQVGTWTSARDPRLEGQLDMP